The proteins below are encoded in one region of Hordeum vulgare subsp. vulgare chromosome 3H, MorexV3_pseudomolecules_assembly, whole genome shotgun sequence:
- the LOC123441121 gene encoding uncharacterized protein LOC123441121, with the protein MDPLVVDNGHARRVPLMNAGRSSSTLGRSSGTDPNAQRFYTSQITAAEMSNPSTATGQRGNTGKLSNLGDSARKQYLREHRSSSRYSQLAAADQSDKSKWSQSHQFQERPSSSHRKDEVVADKEPAGVNGTRKNRVQYSGPLMPPWINMEEILKEHERQIQQAVRRARLDKGKGKHAERDQSESLLYAAQRVYLQGEEMEQSYSGLRRRSLSRWPSIFSYP; encoded by the exons ATGGATCCTCTGGTAGTAGACAATGGTCATGCTCGCCGTGTTCCTTTGATGAATGCTGGTCGTTCATCCTCCACTTTGGGTCGATCAAGTGGCACAGATCCAAACGCCCAGAGATTCTACACCTCTCAGATTACTGCTGCCGAGATGTCTAACCCATCTACTGCAACTGGGCAGCGAGGCAATACTGGTAAGCTGTCTAACCTTGGGGACAGTGCCAGGAAACAATATTTAAGAGAGCATCGGTCGAGTTCAAGGTACAGTCAACTCGCTGCTGCTGACCAGTCTGACAAATCCAAATGGTCGCAATCACATCAATTCCAAGAAAGACCGTCATCTTCCCATCGGAAGGATGAAGTGGTGGCAGATAAGGAGCCTGCAGGG GTGAATGGCACAAGGAAGAACAGAGTCCAATACTCAGGACCATTGATGCCTCCCTGGATAAACATGGAAGAGATCCTTAAAGAGCACGAGCGGCAGATCCAACAAGCCGTGCGAAGGGCTCGTCTGGACAAGGGAAAGGGCAAGCACGCCGAGAGAGACCAGTCGGAGTCGCTGCTGTATGCTGCCCAGAGAGTGTATTTACAAGGAGAGGAGATGGAACAGAGCTACTCGGGACTCCGCCGCCGCAGTCTTTCTCGATGGCCTTCTATTTTTTCATACCCTTGA